In Solanum pennellii chromosome 7, SPENNV200, the following are encoded in one genomic region:
- the LOC107024049 gene encoding GPI-anchored protein LLG1, with the protein MGCRYCFSCIFLLFSFFISASASAYLSDGIFVNEGLTGRNLLQAKKPCPISFEFQNYTVVTTQCKGPQYPAKQCCEALAEFACPYSEFVNDLTTDCASTMFSYINLHGKYPPGLFASECNKDKNGLPCPDSASSESASANSSHMSCRLSPILMIATALTGFLLLLL; encoded by the exons ATGGGGTGCAGATAttgtttttcttgtatttttctactgttttctttcttcatttcaGCTTCAGCTTCAGCTTATTTATCAG ATGGGATTTTTGTTAATGAAGGTTTAACTGGGAGGAATCTACTTCAAGCCAAGAAAC CTTGTCCTATCAGCTTCGAGTTTCAAAACTACACAGTGGTCACTACCCAATGCAAAGGACCACAATACCCAGCCAAACAATGTTGTGAAGCCCTTGCGGAGTTTGCATGTCCTTATTCAGAATTCGTGAATGATTTGACAACTGATTGTGCCTCTACCATGTTCAGCTACATTAACCTTCACGGGAAGTACCCACCTGGTCTTTTCGCCAGTGAGTGCAATAAAGACAAAAATGGGCTACCATGTCCTGATTCTGCATCATCCGAATCTGCCAGTGCTAATAGTAGTCATATGAGCTGTAGACTATCACCGATCCTGATGATTGCAACAGCTCTTACGGGCTTCTTGTTGTTGCTTCTCTGA
- the LOC107026507 gene encoding phosphatidylinositol/phosphatidylcholine transfer protein SFH13 — protein MSEWLDAYDDVRERRSDFEVSEDERRRSRIGTFKKKALHASNKFTHSLKKRGKRKVDYRFPSVSIEDVRDAKEENAVCELRQRLLERNLLPSIHDDYHTLLRFLKARDLNVEKTIPMWEEMLNWRKEFGADTILQDFDFDELEEVLQFYPQGYHGVDREGRPVYIERLGQANPNKLMRITTIDRYLKYHVQEFERALHEKFPACSVAAKKRICTTTTILDVQGLGIKNFTRTAASLLAAMAKIDNSYYPETLHRMFIVNAGPGFKKMLWPAAQKFLDAKTVAKIQVLDPKSLGKLHEVIDPSQLPDFLGGSCTCSDEGGCLRSNKGPWSDPEVMKLVYNVEATTVKEISRKIGDQRKIESYIQIRPSKGRSRDTSTSDSVSDAGDLCSPIRGNSSSILRLTPVDEEARSSDSTAYCSCDDEFSLGDRGVTNEHGLLHWQEQSPVSSPMNRSTNTLPHSGGTWAINWCERIQEKILSSCFSCLERKLIPFILKLFAFIRSLPFEYWRKQTNVFPTNALEERQGSSSSINDEAVQRVREIHPCMQRLHKLENLLEEINKKPAEIPAEKDRMLHQSLNRIKSVEVDLEKTKRVLHATVLKQLEITELLDNLKESSFHRRRLWC, from the exons ATGTCAG AATGGTTGGATGCATATGATGATGTAAGAGAAAGAAGATCAGACTTCGAGGTTTCAGAGGATGAAAGACGACGTTCACGAATTGGTACTTTCAAGAAAAAGGCATTACATGCTTCAAACAAGTTCACTCACTCTCtgaagaaaagaggaaaaaggaAAGTGGACTACAGGTTCCCTTCAGTTTCAATAGAGGATGTACGTGATGCAAAAGAGGAGAATGCTGTCTGTGAATTGCGTCAAAGGCTGCTTGAGCGGAATTTGTTGCCATCCATACATGATGACTACCATACATTGTTGAG ATTCTTAAAGGCAAGAGATCTCAATGTTGAGAAAACTATTCCGATGTGGGAAGAAATGCTTAACTGGAGGAAAGAGTTTGGAGCAGACACAATATTGCAG GATTTTGACTTTGACGAGTTGGAAGAAGTATTGCAGTTTTACCCACAAGGATATCATGGGGTTGATAGGGAGGGAAGACCTGTTTATATCGAAAGGCTTGGACAAGCTAATCCGAACAAACTAATGCGGATAACCACAATTGATCGCTACTTAAAATATCATGTCCAAGAATTTGAAAGGGCACTACATGAAAAGTTCCCTGCATGTTCTGTTGCCGCAAAGAAAAGAATCTGCACAACAACTACAATTTTGGATGTGCAAGGCTTA GGGATTAAGAATTTCACAAGGACAGCTGCTAGTCTTTTGGCGGCCATGGCAAAAATTGATAATAGCTATTATCCTGAG ACACTGCATCGGATGTTCATTGTCAATGCTGGCCCTGGCTTCAAAAAGATGCTCTGGCCAGCAGCTCAAAAATTTCTGGATGCAAAGACTGTTGCAAAGATACAG GTGCTCGATCCCAAATCCTTGGGTAAACTACATGAAGTTATTGACCCAAG TCAATTGCCTGACTTTTTAGGTGGCTCTTGTACCTGTTCTGacgagggtggctgcctcaggTCTAACAAGGGTCCATGGAGTGATCCTGAAGTAATGAAG CTTGTGTATAACGTAGAGGCAACAACAGTGAAGGAAATCTCTAGAAAAATTGGTGACCAAAGGAAAATTGAATCCTATATACAGATACGCCCTTCAAAG GGAAGGAGCAGAGACACATCCACAAGTGATTCAGTATCGGATGCTGGTGACTTGTGTTCACCAATTAGAGGAAATAGTAGCTCAATTTTGAGGCTGACCCCAGTAGATGAAGAA GCTAGGTCATCAGATTCAACAGCCTATTGTAGCTGTGATGATGAATTCAGCCTAGGTGATCGAGGTGTCACTAATGAGCATGGATTGCTGCATTGGCAAGAGCAGTCTCCTGTGAGCAGTCCAATGAATCGGTCCACTAATACATTGCCTCATTCTGGAG GTACCTGGGCAATAAATTGGTGTGAAAGAATCCAAGAGAAGATTCTGAGCAGCTGTTTCAGTTGTTTGGAAAGGAAACTGATTCCTTTCATACTTAAACTCTTTGCATTTATTCGTAGTCTTCCCTTCGAGTACTGGAGGAAACAGACAAATGTTTTTCCGACTAATGCATTGGAAGAACGACAAGGGAGCAGTTCATCCATTAATGATGAAGCAGTTCAAAGAGTAAGGGAGATCCATCCATGCATGCAGCGTCTTCATAAATTGGAAAATTTATTGgaagaaataaacaaaaagcCCGCTGAGATCCCAGCAGAGAAGGATCGAATGCTTCATCAGTCACTTAACAGGATCAAGTCTGTAGAAGTTGACctagaaaaaacaaaaagg GTATTGCATGCGACGGTATTGAAGCAACTTGAAATTACAGAGTTATTGGACAACCTAAAAGAGTCGAGCTTTCAT AGGCGGAGATTGTGGTGTTGA
- the LOC107026084 gene encoding pentatricopeptide repeat-containing protein At5g66520 yields MTAASTSARAPLQNLTESQRGKRNKIPSSVLLLQMCREKKEVKQLHGQLILNGLIHRFPNGAKLVESYVEVSETDDALLVFNSSIQSPDTFAYNVMIRGLILSKRPIESLFLFERLVTDGLSPDSHTYTFVLKACSHMKAVLEGKTVHAQIMKKGMKPNTHICSSLISMYSCAGDMASAKQVLDELSEHNNVICPFNSMITGYMNEGLVDEAIEIFDTMRNKDTATWSAMLSGYVKNGMHEDALATFQKMMSYNVPLNEASLVCTLSSCGELGALDQGRWLHKYIINKRETVMSVNLGTALVDMYAKCGCIEFSYQLFEKMPRRDVVTWGVILSSFATHGQAKLCFQLFDKMIESGVEPNGVVFVAILSACSHAGLVEEGCHYFDQMVHQFGIRPSIEHFGCMVDLLGRAGKLAEAEQLILSMPEEPNSVILGALFNACRIHNDVERGRHLFKRLINLEPSPDRYKLAASLFANNGEDHEIRKLLNDKILETRCGLSNIQVDGVDHEFMVSDIANDKAQDVYETLGG; encoded by the coding sequence ATGACTGCTGCTTCAACAAGCGCTCGTGCACCATTGCAGAACTTGACAGAATCGCAACGCGGAAAGAGGAATAAAATTCCCAGCAGTGTTCTGTTGCTTCAAATGTGTCGCGAAAAGAAGGAAGTCAAGCAATTACATGGCCAACTGATTCTCAATGGATTAATTCATCGTTTTCCAAATGGAGCAAAGCTCGTAGAATCCTATGTTGAAGTGTCTGAAACTGATGATGCATTGTTAGTCTTCAACTCATCAATTCAATCACCTGATACATTTGCTTATAATGTTATGATCAGGGGACTGATTCTTAGCAAACGCCCTATAGAGTCGTTGTTTTTGTTTGAACGATTAGTAACAGATGGACTATCACCGGATAGTCATACGTATACTTTTGTTCTCAAAGCTTGTTCCCATATGAAAGCTGTTCTTGAAGGTAAAACAGTACATGCACAGATAATGAAGAAGGGAATGAAACCAAATACCCATATTTGTAGCTCTTTAATCTCTATGTACTCCTGTGCTGGTGATATGGCATCTGCAAaacaagttcttgatgaactctCAGAGCATAACAATGTCATTTGCCCCTTTAACTCCATGATTACCGGCTATATGAATGAGGGTCTGGTAGACGAGGCCATTGAGATCTTCGATACAATGAGAAATAAGGATACAGCAACTTGGAGTGCGATGTTATCAGGGTATGTTAAGAATGGTATGCATGAAGACGCGCTTGCCACATTTCAGAAAATGATGAGTTATAATGTTCCATTGAATGAAGCTTCACTTGTGTGCACTCTATCATCCTGTGGAGAGTTGGGAGCTTTGGATCAAGGAAGATGGTTACACAAGTATATCATAAACAAGAGGGAAACTGTAATGAGTGTCAATCTTGGTACTGCTTTAGTTGACATGTATGCTAAGTGTGGGTGCATTGAGTTTAGTTACCAGCTGTTCGAGAAGATGCCTCGGAGAGATGTTGTAACTTGGGGAGTGATCCTTTCGAGTTTTGCGACACATGGACAAGCCAAGTTATGCTTCCAATTGTTCGATAAGATGATAGAGTCAGGAGTTGAGCCAAATGGAGTTGTATTTGTAGCTATACTCTCTGCCTGTTCTCATGCTGGGCTCGTCGAAGAGGGATGTCACTATTTCGATCAAATGGTACATCAGTTTGGAATAAGACCATCCATTGAGCATTTCGGATGCATGGTGGATCTTCTTGGCCGAGCTGGGAAGCTTGCAGAAGCAGAACAGCTCATTTTGTCTATGCCAGAAGAACCTAACTCGGTCATATTGGGTGCATTGTTTAATGCTTGTAGAATCCATAACGATGTTGAAAGAGGGAGGCACCTATTCAAGCGACTAATCAATTTGGAACCCTCACCTGATCGATATAAACTAGCAGCGTCTTTGTTTGCTAATAATGGAGAAGATCACGAGATTAGAAAGTTGCTGAATGATAAGATCTTGGAAACTAGATGTGGCTTGAGCAATATTCAGGTGGATGGGGTTGATCATGAGTTCATGGTCAGTGATATCGCGAATGACAAAGCTCAAGATGTCTATGAGACATTAGGAGGATAG
- the LOC107024501 gene encoding ubiquitin-conjugating enzyme E2 28, which yields MASKRIQKELKDLQKDPPASCSAGPVGQDMFHWQATIMGPSDSPFSGGVFLASIHFPPDYPFKPPKVSFKTKVFHPNINSNGSICLDILREQWSPALTVSKVLLSICSLLTDPNPDDPLVPEIAHMYKTDRPKYESTARSWTQKYAMG from the exons ATGGCTTCAAAGAGGATTCAGAAGGAATTGAAGGACTTGCAGAAAGACCCCCCTGCTTCCTGCAGTGCCG GCCCTGTAGGTCAGGATATGTTCCATTGGCAAGCTACCATAATGGGTCCATCTGACAGTCCATTTTCTGGGGGTGTTTTCCTTGCATCTATCCATTTCCCTCCAGATTATCCATTCAAGCCCCCAAAG GTCTCTTTCAAAACCAAGGTTTTCCACCCAAACATCAACAGTAATGGTAGTATTTGTCTTGATATCCTAAGGGAACAATGGAGCCCTGCTCTTACTGTATCCAAG GTGCTGCTTTCTATTTGCTCTTTGCTTACTGATCCCAATCCAGATGATCCTTTAGTGCCAGAGATTGCTCACATGTACAAGACGGATAGACCGAAGTATGAGAGTACTGCCAGATCATGGACCCAGAAATATGCAATGGGTTGA